The Maribacter aquivivus DNA window TCAATTCTAAGTGGAGGTAATGACAAGTTTAATCTAGGTCTTTCATATGAACAAGGTATACTTGATCGATCGGCAGATATAGAAACTGATGATAGAATTGGTGTTACGGTGTCTACACAAATTTCAGATAGAATTTTATTTAATGGTAAAGTAGGGGTTCCGGTAGGTGCTTCTAGTGAAACATTGGTAGCTGGTGATTTTGAAATACAAATTTTGTTGAATGAAGAAGGAACCTTGAGTGCTAATTTCTTTAGTAGACAAAGTGAAATACAGGCGTATTTATCTGATCAACAAGGCTCTACTCAAGGGGCAGGTATATCTTATGAAGTAGATTTTAATAATTTTAAAGAACTCTTTCAAAAAATATTGGCAACTAAGCCAGTTGAAAAGAAAGAACCTGTAAAAGAAATTGAAAGCCCATCTTCTGTCATGGGTAATGATAGCTTAATCCGTTTTTACGATAAGCCAAAATCATTAAATTAACATATAAATACTTCTCCCTTTATGAATAAATAACAAATTTTAAGAATTTGACTGTTAATCTGTTACAACGAAATCCTTTTCGTTGATTTTTTCTTAAAATGCGACTGACTTTTATTCCGATTACGACTAAGATTTCTTACTTTCGTTGGCTTAAATTTTTCAATGTCTTCAGAAATAAAAAAAATAGCAGTACTGACTTCAGGAGGTGATTCTCCGGGAATGAATGCTGCCATAAGATCAGTTGTTCGTACTTGTGCATACTTGAAGGTAGATTGTGTTGGAATCTATAGAGGGTATCAAGGTATGATAGAGGGCGATTTTAAACCTATGGACGCCCGTAGTGTAAATAATATTATTAATAAAGGTGGTACTATACTTAAATCTGCTAGGTGCGATGATTTTAGAACTCCAGAAGGTAGGAAAACCGCGCATGAGGAGTTACTGAAAGCGGGAATAGATGCATTTGTGGTAATTGGAGGTGATGGTAGTTTTACTGGTGCTATGATATTTAACAGAGAATACAATTTTCCTGTTATAGGTATACCTGGTACTATTGATAACGATATTTTCGGAACTACATTTACATTAGGTTTTGATACTGCGTTAAATACAGTAGTAGAATGTATTGATAAAATTAGGGATACCGCAAGTTCTCACAATAGGCTTTTCTTCGTAGAAGTAATGGGTAGAGATGTTGGACATATTGCATTGAACGCAGGTGTTGGTGCAGGTGCTGAAGAAATTTTAATACCAGAAGAGAATTTAGGTTTAGATAGATTACTTGAATCTTTAAAAAGGAGTAAAGAGTCGGGTAAATCTTCAAGTATCGTAATTGTTGCCGAAGGTGATAAATCTGGTAAAAACGTATTCGAGCTTAAAGAGTATGTTGAAGAGCATTTACCAATTTATGATGTGCGTGTATCTGTTTTAGGGCATATGCAAAGAGGAGGGTCACCGTCATGTTACGACCGTGTATTGGCAAGTAGAATGGGAGTAAAAGCTGTAGAGGCTTTGTTAGAGGGTAAAACCAACCTAATGGTAGGTATTCAAGATAACCAATTAACATTGACGCCTATCAACAAGGCTATAAAAGGGCATACAAAAATTGATAAGGAACTTATTAGAGTTTCAGAAATAATGACTACATAATTTTAAAAATTAAAAATAGAGAAAATGTCAAATTTGAAAATAGGAATTAACGGTTTTGGTAGAATAGGTAGATTGGTCTTCAGAACTACAATTAAGCGTGGTGATGTAGATGTAGTAGCTATCAATGATTTATTAGATGTTGAGCACTTAGCTTACTTATTGAAGTATGATTCAGTTCACGGTAAATTCGATGGTACTGTTGATGTAAAAGATGGTCACTTAATCGTAAACGGTAAAACTGTTCGTATTACTGCAGAAAGAGATCCTAAGAATTGTAAGTGGGATGAAGTAGGTGCTGCTACTGTTGCAGAATGTACTGGTATTTTTACAACTTTGGAAACTGCTCAATATCATATTGATGGTGGTGCTAAGAAAGTTGTTATATCTGCACCTTCTAAAGATGCGCCAATGTTCGTAGTAGGTGTAAACCATAAAGATGTTAAAGCAACTGATACAATTGTTTCTAACGCATCTTGTACTACAAACTGTTTAGCTCCTTTAGCTAAAGTTGTTAATGATAACTTTGGTATTGAAGAAGCATTGATGACAACGGTTCATGCAACAACTGCAACACAAATGACTGTTGATGGTCCTTCTAGAAAAGACTGGAGAGGTGGTAGAAGTGCAATGTTAAACATAATACCTGCTTCTACAGGTGCTGCGGTTGCAGTAACTAAAGTAATACCTGCATTGAAAGGGAAACTTACTGGTATGGCTTTTAGAGTGCCAACTGCTGATGTTTCTGTGGTAGATTTAACTGTGAAAGTTAAAAAAGCAACTTCTTTGGAAGAGATTAAAAAAGCTTTTAAAGCAGCTTCAGAGGGTGAGTTAAAAGGTGTATTAGGTTATACGGAAGAGAGCGTTGTTTCTCAAGATTTTATTGGCGATCCTAGAACTAGTATTTTTGATGCAGGTGCTTGTATCGAATTAAATTCTACTTTCTTTAAGTTAATTTCTTGGTATGATAATGAAGCTGGTTTCTCCAATAAAATGGTAGACTTAATGCAACACGTTAATACCTTATAACCATCATTTTAGTATAACAAAGATATATCCTGAAAATGAGGCAGTTTTTCCTTATTTTCAGGTTTATTTTTTAAAGACATTCGGTATATGATTTTAATAGTAGATAGTGGCGCAACCAAGTCTGATTGGATTGCATTAGATGAAAATGGCGAACAACTTTTTTTGACGCAGACTTTGGGGTTGAGTCCTGAGGTGTTGACGAAAGATGTTATTGAAGATCGCTTAGCGAATAATTTTGAGCTTTCTAAAAATAGAGAAAAGGTTTCACATCTTTATTTCTATGGCGCCGGTTGTGGTACCGATCGTATGAAGTTGTTTTTAAAGGCAATCTTTAAAGATTATTTTCCTAATGCAAAAGCCGATGTAAAAGAAGATACTTATGCTGCCATATTTGCTACAACAAAAGTTGGTCATCAAGGTATCGTTTGTATTTTAGGTACAGGTTCTAACTGTAGTTATTATGATGGTAACCAGTTATTTCAAAAAGTAACATCATTGGGGTACATACCTATGGATGATGGTAGTGGAAATTTCTTTGGGCGTAAGCTTATTCGTGATTACTATTTTCATAAAATGCCTTCTGATCTAGCACATAAATTTGCTGCTTCTCATGATTTGGATGCCGATGTTATTAAAGAGAATTTATACAAGCAACCTAACCCAAATACCTACTTGGCGACCTTTGCTCGTTTTTTAATTGAGAACAAAGAGCACCCTTATGCTAAAGGTGTTATTGATAAAGGTTTTCAGCAATTTATTAATAACTACGTAATGCAATTTGAATTGGCGACAAAGGTCCCAATCAATTTTGTAGGTAGTATTGCGCATTATCTAAGAGATGAATTAACTTCTGTACTTCTTAGAAATGACTTAATTGTTGGTGTAATTAGACAAAGACCTATTGAAGGTTTGGTAGATTTTCATCGATCTAATATGTAAAATCTTATTTTACGGCAATCATAGAGATTTCAACATTTACGAACTTAGGTAAATTTGCAACTTCTACTGTTTCTCTTGCTGGTGCTGTTTCTGCATTGAAATAAGAAGCATATACTTCGTTTACTTCAGTGAACTGTTTCATGTCACTAAGAAAAATAGACGACTTAACAACATTTTCAAAGGTCATTTCAGCTTCGGTTAAAATGGCCTTTAAATTTTCCATAGATTGTTTTGTCTCTAGTTTTATATCTCCAGAAACCAATTCTCCGCTTTTAGGGTCTAAAGGAATTTGACCAGAAATATATAAGGTTCCGTTACTTAGAGTTGCTTGATTGTATGGTCCTATAGGTGCAGGAGCATTTACTGTATTGATAATTTTTTTCATGGTCAATAAAATTTAGGTTTTAGTTTTGACTTCTGTTTTCCCACTTAAGATCTTTAAGTATCGAAGAATCTATACCGATAAAGAAGTACCATCTTTTATAGGTTCCAAAAGGTGTCCAATTAAAACGCATGGTAAAACTCTTTAAATCTCTTTGAAAACGTAATTGGGTTAATGTGAAACCTTGGTTTTTAAAATCGTAACCAGAAGATCCGCCAACAGACCAACGTGGTGCAAGCTCTATGTCTCCAGAGAACATTAGCGAGTGACTGCTAAATTCATTTTGCCGTGCTGAATTACTGTAGTTGGCAGAATAAGCAAGTCTAAAGTTCCATGGTATTTTGGTGCCGAATATAGGATTCTCTACATCAGAATTCTTATCATCTTTTCTGACAGGATTGGAATTGAAATCATCTGCTCTACCAAATAGGTCGTCATCTCTACCGCCACTTTGAGCTACATAATCGAAAGGATCTAGTTCTTCTTCATCGTCTCTGCCCTTGTCGTCTTTCTTACCAAACATTTCGCTGCTAATAGAGTATGATACATTGGCGTTTGCTCTTGTAAGTCTAAAAAGACTTCCGCCATTATCAATATTCCATGTGTCTATTCTAGTTCCGTTGTTGTCAATAGCATAGGGGTCTAAACCGGCAGAAAAGTTAATTGACATTTTATTATCCAGGATATTTGTACCTCCGTTTATGCTTAATGGGTTTAGACGTAGAGAATCAGATTCAAAATTATATCCCGTAGAAATATTAAAATTACTTAAAAGGGATATTTTCTTTGGCTCTATTTTGGTGGAATCTTTATCCTTCACCTTAGCTTCTAGGGTATTGGCTAATGAGAAGCTTAAGCTGTTTGATTTTCCTAATGACGGTGCTCCATTTAATGTTCCTGTAAATCGGCTATACTGAACTTCAACTCCATCTTCACCAAGATACTCATCATAAAACTGTTCAAAAGATGGTGCGTAACCATAGCTTAATGACGGTCTTACGGTATGTCTAAGTGCTTGAAACTTTTTGTCCTCACCAAAAACATATGTTCCGTAAAGTGTGGTACCAATACTTGCACTAAAATTATAGGTGTTGTAACGGTCAAATCCGCTAACGGTATCTATTACAACTTCTTCTAGTTCATCGTCATAGCTTCTATTGTAGGTTTCTAAAGACCAAACATCTTCATAATTACCGCCTACACTTACACTGAAAAATTTAGCTACTTTAAAGTTTGTGGCTAGTGGTATACTGTGACTAACACCTGCACGAGCATTATCAAACATTTTAGTAGTTAAAAAATCCTCATCGTTGGTAGTAAGCCTATTTTGTGCATTTACACTATACTGAAAATTGATGTTATCGATAATTCCCTTTTTTATGCCATCACGCTTTACAAAAGGGTAAATACGCTCTACACTTGCTTGAAATGTAGGTAGCGTCATGGTTATGTTATCTGTATCAGATTCTGTGGCGGTAGCTGAAGTTAACTGCGAATGCGTAGCTGTTAAACTCATATTCACTGACGGATAGTTGGGGAATGTTTTTGAATACGATATCGATGAAGATAATGTATTGTTCTGAGTGTTTGGTAAATTTCGTTGTTGTAAAGAATTTCGGTAATACTCACTACTACCTAAGTTTACAGACGCTGAAAATCTGGAATTCGGACTTGATTTAGTATCCTGCGAATGCGAAAATTGAATATTATAATTTCGAGACAGACTGTAGTCGCTAAATCCTTTTTGGCTTGTAACTTGGTTTTCGTATCGTAAATTAAGATTACCTCTATATTTATATCGTTTTGTGTAAATAGAGGCCGTTCTAAATGCGTAGCTACCATTGGTGTAAAAATCTCCAGAAAGTGTTACATCTGCATAGTCACCTAAAGGAACATAGTATCCCATGTCTTGAAGAAAGTATCCTGTATTAGGGTCATTACCAAAAGAGGGCATTAAAATACCAGCAGATCTACCCTGCGAAAGTGGAAAATATGCAAAAGGCATAGCAATAGGCGTTGGTACATCTGCAATATATAAATTACTGAAACCGGCAATTACTTTCTTTTTAGGGACAAATTTTGCCTTTCTAACTCGTATATAATAATCTGGGTTTATGGTATCTGTAGATGTAGTTAGCTTTCCTTCACTTAGGAAATAGACAGAGTCATTTTCTTTTTTAGTGATTTCGGCATAAACTTTCATAGCATCGCTCCCTAAGGCACCTGCTGCCGCTTGTTGTTCTGTTCTCGAATTCCAGATAAGTGCTTTTTGTGTATCAAAATTAAAGCGAATAGAATCTGGGATTACAATATTGGTTCCTTGTTTGAAGTAGGGTAGTTGTGTATAATTGCCTAAAGAGTCTACCATTCTGCCGGCATAAACTTCATTTTTTATATAATCCATTATTATAACACCTGCTTTTAGTTCGGTATCTTGATAATAGATTTCTGCTTCGTTATAGAGGTAAATTTTATTTTCTTTTTGACTTAGCTTTACATAGTCCTTTGCCTTGTAGGTTATTTTATCTAACAGTAAAGGTGCTTTTTGATTAAGAGAATCGGCAACTAAAGAATCATTGGCGATGGAGTCTCTTATGGCGGTTGGTGGAAACAATGGCGCGATTATTGAATCTCTTTCTGCTTTGATATTAAGAGTCGTGATTTTACCTTCTTGACCAACAGCGTAAAAAGCGTTGGCAAAGACCAAGAATAGGAAAAGTAAGTAATGTTTGTTTGATTGCAAGGCTATATATCCTATTTTTGTAAAGGTTTGGCGGTCCAATGAGCCGTTATTTAAGATGTCAAACTTACATATATTTTTTAATCCCTATGTAGGGTCTTACAATAAATTTAACCATTATCAGGGCGATATAATCCCTAACACATATGAAAATAAAATTCTTTAGCATTTCTTTAGTTTTAATAACAGCGTTATTACTTCTGTCTTTTACAGCGTCTGATGAGGAAATTAAATCAGATGATCCTTTTATTGTTGTGCTTGATGCAGGGCACGGTGGTCATGATCCTGGTAACTTAGGAAATGGCTATTTAGAGAAAAAAATAGCCTTAAATATTGTTTTGAAAGTAGGTGAGATTCTTTCCAAGAATAAAGATATTAAAGTTATATATACTCGTAAAGACGATACATTTATTGATTTATACGTTAGGGGAGAGGTCGCAAATAAAGCAAATGCAGATTTGTTTGTTTCGGTGCATTGCGATTCTCATACGTCAGACGCGCATGGTGCAGGTACTTTTGTATTAGGTCTTCATGCCAACAAGCAAAATTTTGAAATAGCGAAGAAAGAAAACTCGGTAATTTATTTAGAGGATAATTACGAGAATAGATATGCCGATTACGACATTAATTCTCCAGAATCTGTTATTGGACTAACTATTATGCAAGAAGAATTTTTAGATCAAAGTGTGGCTTTAGCGACAATGATTCAAGAGAATTTTTCTAGTAAGCTAAAAAGAACAGATAGAAAAGTAAAGCAAGCGGGTTTCATTGTGTTGCACCAAACTTTTATGCCAAGTGTTTTAGTTGAAACCGGGTTCTTAACCAATAAAGATGAAGGGGCTTATTTAAACTCAACTAAGGGGCAGAATGATATGGGCGAGGCAATTGCTAAGGCAATATTGCATTATAAAGAAGGTGTTCAGCCAACAGTGAAATCTGTAGCTACTACAGTTACTAAGTCTAAGGCACCACCAGTACAAGAGGTAGTAGTAGAAAAGGTTGAAGAAAAAAAGGAAATTGTTGCCGAAACAGCCAAAGAGGTAGTTGCAGAAGTAGATCCGCCAAAAGAAATTATTTCTACACCTAAAGTTGAAGAGGTTAAAGAAGTTGTAGCAGAAGTACCTGTAGTAAAGGTAAAAGAAGCAATTAATGAAAAAGAAGTAGCGAATTCTATTGTTTTCAAAATTCAATTGATGGCAAGTAGTAAGAATGTAGCTCTAAGTTCTAGTAATTTTA harbors:
- the pfkA gene encoding 6-phosphofructokinase — its product is MSSEIKKIAVLTSGGDSPGMNAAIRSVVRTCAYLKVDCVGIYRGYQGMIEGDFKPMDARSVNNIINKGGTILKSARCDDFRTPEGRKTAHEELLKAGIDAFVVIGGDGSFTGAMIFNREYNFPVIGIPGTIDNDIFGTTFTLGFDTALNTVVECIDKIRDTASSHNRLFFVEVMGRDVGHIALNAGVGAGAEEILIPEENLGLDRLLESLKRSKESGKSSSIVIVAEGDKSGKNVFELKEYVEEHLPIYDVRVSVLGHMQRGGSPSCYDRVLASRMGVKAVEALLEGKTNLMVGIQDNQLTLTPINKAIKGHTKIDKELIRVSEIMTT
- the gap gene encoding type I glyceraldehyde-3-phosphate dehydrogenase, which produces MSNLKIGINGFGRIGRLVFRTTIKRGDVDVVAINDLLDVEHLAYLLKYDSVHGKFDGTVDVKDGHLIVNGKTVRITAERDPKNCKWDEVGAATVAECTGIFTTLETAQYHIDGGAKKVVISAPSKDAPMFVVGVNHKDVKATDTIVSNASCTTNCLAPLAKVVNDNFGIEEALMTTVHATTATQMTVDGPSRKDWRGGRSAMLNIIPASTGAAVAVTKVIPALKGKLTGMAFRVPTADVSVVDLTVKVKKATSLEEIKKAFKAASEGELKGVLGYTEESVVSQDFIGDPRTSIFDAGACIELNSTFFKLISWYDNEAGFSNKMVDLMQHVNTL
- a CDS encoding N-acetylglucosamine kinase; translated protein: MILIVDSGATKSDWIALDENGEQLFLTQTLGLSPEVLTKDVIEDRLANNFELSKNREKVSHLYFYGAGCGTDRMKLFLKAIFKDYFPNAKADVKEDTYAAIFATTKVGHQGIVCILGTGSNCSYYDGNQLFQKVTSLGYIPMDDGSGNFFGRKLIRDYYFHKMPSDLAHKFAASHDLDADVIKENLYKQPNPNTYLATFARFLIENKEHPYAKGVIDKGFQQFINNYVMQFELATKVPINFVGSIAHYLRDELTSVLLRNDLIVGVIRQRPIEGLVDFHRSNM
- a CDS encoding RidA family protein, coding for MKKIINTVNAPAPIGPYNQATLSNGTLYISGQIPLDPKSGELVSGDIKLETKQSMENLKAILTEAEMTFENVVKSSIFLSDMKQFTEVNEVYASYFNAETAPARETVEVANLPKFVNVEISMIAVK
- a CDS encoding putative LPS assembly protein LptD, with amino-acid sequence MDRQTFTKIGYIALQSNKHYLLFLFLVFANAFYAVGQEGKITTLNIKAERDSIIAPLFPPTAIRDSIANDSLVADSLNQKAPLLLDKITYKAKDYVKLSQKENKIYLYNEAEIYYQDTELKAGVIIMDYIKNEVYAGRMVDSLGNYTQLPYFKQGTNIVIPDSIRFNFDTQKALIWNSRTEQQAAAGALGSDAMKVYAEITKKENDSVYFLSEGKLTTSTDTINPDYYIRVRKAKFVPKKKVIAGFSNLYIADVPTPIAMPFAYFPLSQGRSAGILMPSFGNDPNTGYFLQDMGYYVPLGDYADVTLSGDFYTNGSYAFRTASIYTKRYKYRGNLNLRYENQVTSQKGFSDYSLSRNYNIQFSHSQDTKSSPNSRFSASVNLGSSEYYRNSLQQRNLPNTQNNTLSSSISYSKTFPNYPSVNMSLTATHSQLTSATATESDTDNITMTLPTFQASVERIYPFVKRDGIKKGIIDNINFQYSVNAQNRLTTNDEDFLTTKMFDNARAGVSHSIPLATNFKVAKFFSVSVGGNYEDVWSLETYNRSYDDELEEVVIDTVSGFDRYNTYNFSASIGTTLYGTYVFGEDKKFQALRHTVRPSLSYGYAPSFEQFYDEYLGEDGVEVQYSRFTGTLNGAPSLGKSNSLSFSLANTLEAKVKDKDSTKIEPKKISLLSNFNISTGYNFESDSLRLNPLSINGGTNILDNKMSINFSAGLDPYAIDNNGTRIDTWNIDNGGSLFRLTRANANVSYSISSEMFGKKDDKGRDDEEELDPFDYVAQSGGRDDDLFGRADDFNSNPVRKDDKNSDVENPIFGTKIPWNFRLAYSANYSNSARQNEFSSHSLMFSGDIELAPRWSVGGSSGYDFKNQGFTLTQLRFQRDLKSFTMRFNWTPFGTYKRWYFFIGIDSSILKDLKWENRSQN
- a CDS encoding N-acetylmuramoyl-L-alanine amidase family protein; its protein translation is MKIKFFSISLVLITALLLLSFTASDEEIKSDDPFIVVLDAGHGGHDPGNLGNGYLEKKIALNIVLKVGEILSKNKDIKVIYTRKDDTFIDLYVRGEVANKANADLFVSVHCDSHTSDAHGAGTFVLGLHANKQNFEIAKKENSVIYLEDNYENRYADYDINSPESVIGLTIMQEEFLDQSVALATMIQENFSSKLKRTDRKVKQAGFIVLHQTFMPSVLVETGFLTNKDEGAYLNSTKGQNDMGEAIAKAILHYKEGVQPTVKSVATTVTKSKAPPVQEVVVEKVEEKKEIVAETAKEVVAEVDPPKEIISTPKVEEVKEVVAEVPVVKVKEAINEKEVANSIVFKIQLMASSKNVALSSSNFKGLSNLSQEPFKNLYRYMYGETRSYREAKMMQSQAQEKGYATAYIVAYKLGERIPIQDAIDEVSNFTP